Proteins encoded by one window of Chiroxiphia lanceolata isolate bChiLan1 chromosome 26, bChiLan1.pri, whole genome shotgun sequence:
- the LOC116798655 gene encoding signal transducer and activator of transcription 5B isoform X1 gives MAVWIQAQQLQGEALRQMQALYGQHFPIEVRHYLSQWIESQAWDSIDLDNPQENVKATQLLEGLIQELQKKADHQVGEDGFLLKIKLGHYATQLQNTYDRCPMELVRCIRHILYHEQRLVREANNSPSPAGSLVDAMSQKHLQINQTFEELRLITQDSENELKKLQQTQEYFIIQYQENMRLQAQFSQLSQLGPQERMSRETTLQQKKASLEAWLHREAQTLQQYRVDLAEKHQKTLQLLRKQQTTILDDELIQWKRRQQLAGNGGPPEGTLDVLQTWCEKLAEIIWQNRQQIRRAEHLCQQLPIPGPVEEMLSELNGTITDIISALVTSTFIIEKQPPQVLKTQTKFAATVRLLVGGKLNVHMNPPQVKATIISEQQAKALLKNESTRNESSGEILNNCCVMEYHQATGTLSAHFRNMSLKRIKRSDRRGAESVTEEKFTILFESQFSVGGNELVFQVKTLSLPVVVIVHGSQDNNATATVLWDNAFAEPGRVPFAVPDKVQWPQLCEALNMKFKAEVQSSRGLTKENLVFLAQKLFNSTSSHLEDYSSTTVSWSQFNRENLPGRNYTFWQWFDGVMEVLKKHLKPHWNDGAILGFVNKQQAHDLLINKPDGTFLLRFSDSEIGGITIAWKFDSSERMFWNLMPFTTRDFSIRSLADRLGDLSYLIYVFPDRPKDEVFSKYYTPVLCESTPAKAVDGYVKPQIKQVVPEFVNPSSDSAPGGATYMDQAPSPAVCSQPHYNMYTQNPDPVLDPEGDFDLDDTMDVARHVEELLRRPVDSQWIPHAQS, from the exons ATGGCGGTGTGGATCCaggcccagcagctccagggcgAAGCCCTGCGGCAGATGCAGGCACTCTATGGGCAGCACTTCCCGATTGAGGTGCGGCACTACCTGTCACAGTGGATCGAGAGCCAGGCATG GGACTCCATCGACCTCGACAACCCCCAGGAGAATGTGAAGGCAacacagctgctggaagggcTGATCCAGGAGTTGCAGAAGAAGGCAGACCACCAAGTGGGCGAGGATGGCTTCCTGCTGAAGATCAAGCTGGGGCACTACGCCACGCAGCTGCAG AACACGTATGACCGGTGCCCCATGGAGCTGGTGCGCTGCATCCGGCACATTCTCTACCACGAGCAGCGGCTGGTGCGGGAGGCCAACAAT AGCCCCTCGCCTGCTGGCTCCCTGGTGGATGCCATGTCCCAGAAGCACCTGCAGATCAACCAGACCTTCGAGGAGCTGCGGCTCATCACACAGGACTCGGAGAACGAGCTCAAAAAGCTGCAGCAGACACAGGAGTACTTCATCATCCAGTACCAGGAGAACATGCGCCTTCAAG cccagttctcccagctttctcagctgGGCCCCCAGGAGCGCATGTCACGGGAGACGACACTGCAACAGAAGAAGGCGTCGCTGGAGGCCTGGCTGCACCGGGAGGCCCAGACACTACAGCAGTACCGTGTG GACCTGGCTGAGAAGCACCAGAAGACGCTGCAGCTGCTGCGCAAGCAGCAAACAACCATCCTGGATGATGAGCTGATCCAGTGGAAGCGTcggcagcagctggcagggaacGGGGGCCCACCCGAGGGCACCCTGGACGTGCTGCAGACCTG gTGTGAGAAGCTGGCGGAGATCATCTGGCAGAACCGGCAGCAGATCCGCCGGGCTGAGcacctgtgccagcagctgccaaTCCCAGGCCCAGTGGAGGAGATGCTGTCAGAGCTGAACGGCACCATCACCGACATCATCTCTGCCCTGGTCACCAG cacctTCATCATCGAGAAGCAGCCCCCCCAGGTGTTGAAGACACAGACCAAGTTCGCAGCCACCGTGCGGCTCCTGGTGGGGGGGAAGCTGAACGTGCACATGAACCCCCCCCAGGTAAAGGCCACCATCATCAGTGAGCAGCAAGCCAAGGCCCTGCTGAAGAACGAGAGCACCCGCAA CGAGAGCAGTGGGGAGATCCTTAACAACTGCTGCGTGATGGAGTATCACCAGGCCACTGGAACGCTCAGTGCCCACTTTCGCAACATG TCCCTGAAGCGAATCAAGCGCTCGGATCGCCGTGGGGCCGAGTCAGTGACGGAAGAGAAGTTCACCATCCTCTTCGAGTCACAATTCAGTGTTGGTGGCAATGAGCTGGTCTTCCAGGTGAAG AcgctgtccctgcctgtggtagTGATCGTGCACGGGAGCCAGGACAACAATGCCACGGCCACTGTGCTCTGGGACAATGCCTTTGCCGAGCCT GGCCGTGTGCCCTTCGCCGTGCCCGACAAGGTGCAGTGGCCGCAGCTCTGCGAGGCGCTCAACATGAAGTTCAAGGCAGAGGTGCAGAGCAGCCGTGGGCTGACCAAGGAGAACCTGGTGTTCCTGGCACAGAAGCTGTTCAACAGCACCAGCTCCCACCTGGAGGACTACAGCAGCACCACGGTGTCCTGGTCCCAGTTCAACCGG GAAAACCTGCCTGGGAGGAATTACACCTTCTGGCAGTGGTTTGACGGGGTCATGGAGGTGCTGAAGAAGCATCTGAAGCCGCACTGGAATGACGG GGCCATCCTGGGCTTCGTCAACAAGCAGCAAGCACACGACCTGCTCATCAACAAGCCCGACGGGACTTTCCTCCTGCGCTTCAGCGACTCGGAGATTGGTGGCATCACCATCGCCTGGAAGTTCGATTCCT CTGAGAGGATGTTCTGGAACCTGATGCCTTTCACCACCAGGGACTTCTCCATCCGCTCCCTGGCCGACCGCCTTGGGGACCTCAGTTACCTTATTTACGTGTTCCCCGACCGGCCCAAGGATGAGGTGTTCTCCAAGTACTACACGCCGGTTCTCTGTGAGTCCACGCCAG CTAAAGCCGTGGATGGGTACGTGAAGCCACAGATCAAGCAAGTGGTGCCAGA GTTTGTCAATCCATcaagtgattctgcccctggaggGGCCACCTACATGGACCAGGCGCCCTCACCTGCCgtctgctcccagccccattACAACATGTACACCCAGAA CCCCGACCCTGTGCTGGACCCTGAGGGCGATTTCGACCTGGATGACACGATGGATGTGGCGAGGCACGTGGAGGAGCTGCTGCGGCGCCCCGTGGACAGTCAGTGGATCCCTCACGCCCAGTCGTGA
- the LOC116798655 gene encoding signal transducer and activator of transcription 5B isoform X2: MAVWIQAQQLQGEALRQMQALYGQHFPIEVRHYLSQWIESQAWDSIDLDNPQENVKATQLLEGLIQELQKKADHQVGEDGFLLKIKLGHYATQLQNTYDRCPMELVRCIRHILYHEQRLVREANNSPSPAGSLVDAMSQKHLQINQTFEELRLITQDSENELKKLQQTQEYFIIQYQENMRLQAQFSQLSQLGPQERMSRETTLQQKKASLEAWLHREAQTLQQYRVDLAEKHQKTLQLLRKQQTTILDDELIQWKRRQQLAGNGGPPEGTLDVLQTWCEKLAEIIWQNRQQIRRAEHLCQQLPIPGPVEEMLSELNGTITDIISALVTSTFIIEKQPPQVLKTQTKFAATVRLLVGGKLNVHMNPPQVKATIISEQQAKALLKNESTRNESSGEILNNCCVMEYHQATGTLSAHFRNMSLKRIKRSDRRGAESVTEEKFTILFESQFSVGGNELVFQVKTLSLPVVVIVHGSQDNNATATVLWDNAFAEPGRVPFAVPDKVQWPQLCEALNMKFKAEVQSSRGLTKENLVFLAQKLFNSTSSHLEDYSSTTVSWSQFNRENLPGRNYTFWQWFDGVMEVLKKHLKPHWNDGAILGFVNKQQAHDLLINKPDGTFLLRFSDSEIGGITIAWKFDSSERMFWNLMPFTTRDFSIRSLADRLGDLSYLIYVFPDRPKDEVFSKYYTPVLSKAVDGYVKPQIKQVVPEFVNPSSDSAPGGATYMDQAPSPAVCSQPHYNMYTQNPDPVLDPEGDFDLDDTMDVARHVEELLRRPVDSQWIPHAQS, encoded by the exons ATGGCGGTGTGGATCCaggcccagcagctccagggcgAAGCCCTGCGGCAGATGCAGGCACTCTATGGGCAGCACTTCCCGATTGAGGTGCGGCACTACCTGTCACAGTGGATCGAGAGCCAGGCATG GGACTCCATCGACCTCGACAACCCCCAGGAGAATGTGAAGGCAacacagctgctggaagggcTGATCCAGGAGTTGCAGAAGAAGGCAGACCACCAAGTGGGCGAGGATGGCTTCCTGCTGAAGATCAAGCTGGGGCACTACGCCACGCAGCTGCAG AACACGTATGACCGGTGCCCCATGGAGCTGGTGCGCTGCATCCGGCACATTCTCTACCACGAGCAGCGGCTGGTGCGGGAGGCCAACAAT AGCCCCTCGCCTGCTGGCTCCCTGGTGGATGCCATGTCCCAGAAGCACCTGCAGATCAACCAGACCTTCGAGGAGCTGCGGCTCATCACACAGGACTCGGAGAACGAGCTCAAAAAGCTGCAGCAGACACAGGAGTACTTCATCATCCAGTACCAGGAGAACATGCGCCTTCAAG cccagttctcccagctttctcagctgGGCCCCCAGGAGCGCATGTCACGGGAGACGACACTGCAACAGAAGAAGGCGTCGCTGGAGGCCTGGCTGCACCGGGAGGCCCAGACACTACAGCAGTACCGTGTG GACCTGGCTGAGAAGCACCAGAAGACGCTGCAGCTGCTGCGCAAGCAGCAAACAACCATCCTGGATGATGAGCTGATCCAGTGGAAGCGTcggcagcagctggcagggaacGGGGGCCCACCCGAGGGCACCCTGGACGTGCTGCAGACCTG gTGTGAGAAGCTGGCGGAGATCATCTGGCAGAACCGGCAGCAGATCCGCCGGGCTGAGcacctgtgccagcagctgccaaTCCCAGGCCCAGTGGAGGAGATGCTGTCAGAGCTGAACGGCACCATCACCGACATCATCTCTGCCCTGGTCACCAG cacctTCATCATCGAGAAGCAGCCCCCCCAGGTGTTGAAGACACAGACCAAGTTCGCAGCCACCGTGCGGCTCCTGGTGGGGGGGAAGCTGAACGTGCACATGAACCCCCCCCAGGTAAAGGCCACCATCATCAGTGAGCAGCAAGCCAAGGCCCTGCTGAAGAACGAGAGCACCCGCAA CGAGAGCAGTGGGGAGATCCTTAACAACTGCTGCGTGATGGAGTATCACCAGGCCACTGGAACGCTCAGTGCCCACTTTCGCAACATG TCCCTGAAGCGAATCAAGCGCTCGGATCGCCGTGGGGCCGAGTCAGTGACGGAAGAGAAGTTCACCATCCTCTTCGAGTCACAATTCAGTGTTGGTGGCAATGAGCTGGTCTTCCAGGTGAAG AcgctgtccctgcctgtggtagTGATCGTGCACGGGAGCCAGGACAACAATGCCACGGCCACTGTGCTCTGGGACAATGCCTTTGCCGAGCCT GGCCGTGTGCCCTTCGCCGTGCCCGACAAGGTGCAGTGGCCGCAGCTCTGCGAGGCGCTCAACATGAAGTTCAAGGCAGAGGTGCAGAGCAGCCGTGGGCTGACCAAGGAGAACCTGGTGTTCCTGGCACAGAAGCTGTTCAACAGCACCAGCTCCCACCTGGAGGACTACAGCAGCACCACGGTGTCCTGGTCCCAGTTCAACCGG GAAAACCTGCCTGGGAGGAATTACACCTTCTGGCAGTGGTTTGACGGGGTCATGGAGGTGCTGAAGAAGCATCTGAAGCCGCACTGGAATGACGG GGCCATCCTGGGCTTCGTCAACAAGCAGCAAGCACACGACCTGCTCATCAACAAGCCCGACGGGACTTTCCTCCTGCGCTTCAGCGACTCGGAGATTGGTGGCATCACCATCGCCTGGAAGTTCGATTCCT CTGAGAGGATGTTCTGGAACCTGATGCCTTTCACCACCAGGGACTTCTCCATCCGCTCCCTGGCCGACCGCCTTGGGGACCTCAGTTACCTTATTTACGTGTTCCCCGACCGGCCCAAGGATGAGGTGTTCTCCAAGTACTACACGCCGGTTCTCT CTAAAGCCGTGGATGGGTACGTGAAGCCACAGATCAAGCAAGTGGTGCCAGA GTTTGTCAATCCATcaagtgattctgcccctggaggGGCCACCTACATGGACCAGGCGCCCTCACCTGCCgtctgctcccagccccattACAACATGTACACCCAGAA CCCCGACCCTGTGCTGGACCCTGAGGGCGATTTCGACCTGGATGACACGATGGATGTGGCGAGGCACGTGGAGGAGCTGCTGCGGCGCCCCGTGGACAGTCAGTGGATCCCTCACGCCCAGTCGTGA
- the LOC116798843 gene encoding inactive phospholipase C-like protein 2, which translates to MAEEPRGAQPPGSPRPAAPLPNGPRGGGGGGGGGGSPGSGSGSSSREDSAERSPAPTAPRTSIMKDGSRQRLPHKKKTVSFSSMPNDRKINSTAACISLMLEGCELKKVRSNSRMYSRFFVLDADMRSVRWEPSKKDSEKAKIEIKSVKEVRVGKKTPVLRSNGLSDQFPDECAFSIIYGDNYESLDLVASSADVVSAWVMGLRYLVSYGKHSPEAPGTGHPSLRTSWISSVFDLADLDKSGRIPVSRAVQLIKALNPGMKTSTIELKFKELQKASERPGAEVACDLFVEAYCELCTRPEIFFLLVQFSSNKEYLGVKDLLMFLEVEQGMEGVTEEKCLEIVGKYEPSKEGREKGYLAIDGFTRYLLSADCSIFDPQHRKVCQDMAQPLSHYYISSAHSACLLEDNFWGRSDISGYISALGLGCRSIELVLWDGPEGEPVVYTSPSAASCVPFRAVVGLIDQHAFTASAYPLILCLVVRCSAPQQRLAAQCLRKTLGDKLYLEPPNPVASYLPSPEQLKGRILIKGKKLPPSCEDSEGEVSDEEEGWELARRLGQEDREAPEGGGPRRVRLSRELSELVSLCQAVPFQDFESSRRGQRYWEMCSFSEVEAGRFANECPAELVSYNKRFLSRVYPSPMRIDASNMNPQDFWKCGCQMVAMNYQTPGLMMDLNAGWFQQNGACGYVLRPAIMREEVSYFSANAKDSLPGVPAQLLHLKVISGQNLPKPKGSGAKGEVVEPYVCAEIHGIPADCAEHRTKTALQSGDNPIFDESLEFQINLPELAVLRFVVLDDDYIGDEFIAQYTIPFECLQPGYRHVPLQSLAGEPLPHATLFVHVAITDRRGGGKGHRRGLAGRRGRRVREYTSTKATGIKAIDEVFRTATQPLREATDLRENVQNALVSFKELCGLTPAANMKQCILTVSTWLLHSDSTPSVTLNLAEQYPPMEAQGPIPDLLRKVLTAYETMIQTSRTLIESADVVYGKLIQAQQAGMDFHKELHRIETKEGLRGRKLQKALESFAWNITVLKGQADLLKHAKAEALDNLWQIHNAGQSCGIGRNGSASPELSRLRAPLEPIPETDGGGDAASC; encoded by the exons ATGGCAGAGGAGCCCCGGGGCGCCCAGCCGCCGGGctcgccccgccccgccgcgccgctgCCCAACgggccccgcggcggcggcggcggcggcggcggcggcggcagcccCGGCTCGGGCtcgggcagcagcagccgcgAGGACTCGGCGGAGCGAAGCCCCGCGCCCACCGCGCCCCGGACCAGCATCATGAAG GATGGCTCCCGGCAGCGGCTGCCACACAAGAAGAAGACGGTGTCCTTCAGCTCCATGCCCAACGACCGCAAGATCAACAGCACGGCCGCCTGCATCTCCCTCATGCTGGAGGGCTGTGAGCTGAAGAAGGTGCGCTCCAACTCCCGCATGTACAGCCGCTTCTTCGTGCTGGACGCCGACATGCGCTCCGTGCGCTGGGAGCCCTCCAAGAAGGACTCAGAGAAGGCCAAGATTGAGATCAAGTCTGTCAAAGAGGTGCGTGTGGGCAAGAAGACACCTGTCCTGCGCAGCAACGGCCTGTCTGACCAGTTCCCGGATGAGTGTGCCTTCTCCATCATCTATGGAGACAACTACGAGTCCCTGGACCTGGTGGCCAGTTCGGCCGACGTGGTGAGTGCCTGGGTGATGGGGCTGCGGTACCTGGTGTCCTATGGGAAGCACAGCCCTGAGGCACCTGGGACCGGCCACCCCAGCCTCCGGACCTCCTGGATATCCTCTGTCTTTGACCTCGCTGACCTGGATAAGTCTGGTCGCATCCCTGTGTCCCGGGCTGTGCAGCTGATAAAAGCACTCAACCCTGGCATGAAGACCTCCACCATTGAGCTGAAATTCAAGGAGCTGCAGAAGGCCAGTGAGCGTCCTGGTGCAGAGGTGGCCTGCGACCTCTTCGTGGAGGCGTACTGTGAACTCTGCACCCGCCCCGAGATTTTCTTCCTGCTGGTCCAGTTCTCCAGCAACAAGGAATACCTGGGTGTGAAGGACCTGCTGATGTTCCTGGAGGTGGAGCAGGGCATGGAGGGGGTCACAGAAGAGAAGTGCTTGGAGATCGTCGGCAAGTATGAGCCCTCCAAGGAGGGCCGGGAGAAGGGTTACCTGGCCATCGATGGCTTCACGCGCTACCTGCTCTCTGCTGACTGCTCCATCTTCGACCCGCAGCACCGCAAGGTCTGCCAGGACATggcacagcccctctcccactACTACatcagctctgcccacagcgCCTGCCTGCTGGAGGACAACTTCTGGGGCCGCTCGGACATCAGCGGCTACATCAGTGCCCTGGGCCTGGGCTGCCGCAGCATCGAACTGGTGCTGTGGGATGGCCCCGAGGGCGAGCCTGTGGTCTACACCAGCccctcagctgcctcctgcGTGCCCTTCCGTGCCGTGGTGGGGCTGATCGACCAACACGCCTTCACCGCCTCCGCCTACCCCCTCATCCTCTGCCTGGTGGTGCGCTGCTCGGCCCCCCAGCAGCGCCTCGCTGCCCAGTGCCTGCGCAAGACACTGGGGGACAAGCTGTATCTGGAGCCCCCCAACCCAGTGGCGTCCTACCTgccctccccagagcagctcaagGGCCGCATCCTCATCAAGGGCAAGAAGCTGCCACCCAGCTGTGAGGACAGCGAGGGGGAGGTGTCGGATGAGGAGGaaggctgggagctggcacGGCGGCTGGGCCAGGAGGACCGGGAGGCACCGGAGGGAGGTGGCCCGCGGCGGGTGCGCCTCAGCCGGGAGCTCTCAGAGCTGGTGAGCCTCTGCCAGGCTGTCCCCTTCCAGGACTTCGAGAGCTCACGGCGTGGGCAGCGCTACTGGGAGATGTGCTCCTTCAGTGAGGTGGAAGCAGGACGCTTTGCCAACGAGTGCCCGGCTGAGCTGGTCAGCTACAACAAGCGGTTCCTCTCCCGCGTCTACCCCAGCCCCATGCGCATCGACGCCAGCAACATGAACCCCCAGGACTTCTGGAAGTGTGGCTGCCAGATGGTGGCCATGAACTACCAGACACCGGGGCTCATGATGGACCTGAACGCGGGCTGGTTCCAGCAGAATGGGGCCTGTGGCTATGTCCTCCGCCCAGCCATCATGCGGGAGGAGGTCTCCTACTTCAGTGCCAATGCCAAGGACTCCCTGCCCGGGGTGCCCgcccagctcctgcacctcAAGGTCATCAGCGGGCAGAACCTGCCCAAGCCCAAGGGCTCGGGGGCCAAAGGGGAAGTGGTGGAGCCCTACGTCTGTGCCGAAATCCACGGCATCCCAGCTGACTGTGCTGAGCACCGCACCAAGACAGCCCTGCAGAGCGGGGACAACCCCATCTTTGATGAGAGCCTGGAGTTCCAGATCAACCTGCCCGAGCTGGCCGTCCTGCGCTTTGTCGTGCTGGACGATGACTACATTGGGGATGAGTTCATTGCCCAGTACACCATTCCCTTTGAGTGCCTGCAGCCTGGCTACCGCCACGTCCCCCTCCAGTCGCTGGCTGGGGAGCCCCTGCCCCACGCCACCCTCTTTGTGCATGTGGCCATCACTGACCGCCGTGGTGGGGGCAAGGGGCACCGCCGGGGGCTGGCGGGGCGCCGGGGCCGCCGAGTGCGGGAGTACACCTCCACCAAGGCCACCGGCATCAAAGCCATCGACGAGGTCTTCCGGACGGCCACGCAGCCGCTGAGGGAGGCCACCGACCTGCGGGAGAATGTGCAG AATGCACTGGTGTCCTTCAAGGAGCTGTGTGGGCTGACACCCGCCGCCAACATGAAGCAGTGCATCCTGACAGTGTCCACGTGGCTGCTGCACAGTGACAGCACACCCAGCGTCACCCTCAACCTGGCAGAGCAGTACCCCCCCATGGAGGCCCAGGGCCCCATCCCTGACCTGCTGCGCAAGGTCCTCACTGCCTACGAGACA ATGATCCAGACCAGCCGGACGCTGATCGAGTCTGCTGACGTGGTGTACGGGAAGCTCATCCAGGCACAGCAGGCAG GGATGGATTTCCACAAGGAGCTGCACCGCATCGAGACCAAggaggggctgcggggccgcAAACTGCAGAAGGCGCTGGAGAGTTTTGCCTGGAACATCACTGTCCTCAAG GGCCAGGCTGACCTCCTCAAGCACGCCAAGGCGGAGGCACTGGACAACCTGTGGCAGATCCACAATGCAGGACAGTCCTGTGGCATCGGCAGGAACGGCTCGGCCTCACCAGAGCTCTCCCGGCTGCGTGCCCCACTGGAGCCCATCCCCGAGACCGACGGAGGCGGCGACGCAGCGTCCTGCTGA
- the GHDC gene encoding GH3 domain-containing protein, translating into MLPALAVAVAAAVAVAVAVAVPALRHRLVRSALRCAGGRYRRRLEALSTDVRLSQERRLRRLLGTGTGTGPGPAGGSEELRERHPLGQRCRDGAPTDPVSPPLPWALLRSCWDTDPALQGSLLYLDALGAAFPRALTRRGTALLHWTPGCPRAPAGWPLPTLYCTPAPASALPSRATALRAQLLFALRQRGLHVLEAGLAAELRDALAALRDEWPRLAQELALGRLSRQPGLPEEVRSQLQALLTPDPARAAELRAECARGFEGIVRRLWPQLEVVVVGSAHSTERLYCDALLQADCQGLPIYCPFYQAMGALLGVNLWPEEPMPQFLLCPDWAFFEFLPCPAEEEPRTMLLDELWEGREYGLVVTAQPGEYRCCAGEVLRVAGFHKQCPVVEPVRRESQTLSVRGESIPEERFYQTLCRALGMWPGARLIDYVCVESSLLGDSSGPCAPHYEVFVELQGLRDLSEGQRYKLDQCLQEDFLVYKSFRFKGSIGPLRLHLVRAGAFTRLREALGSPVPMPRVLREERLLQLIQGSVIS; encoded by the exons ATGCTGCCGGCGCTGGCGGTGGCGGTCGCGGCGGCGGTGGCcgtggctgtggctgtggctgtcccCGCGCTGCGGCACCGCCTGGTTCGCTCCGCGCTGCGCTGCGCCGGGGGCCGGTACCGGCGGCGGCTGGAGGCGCTGAGCACCGACGTGCGGCTGAGCCAGgagcggcggctgcggcggTTGCtgggcaccggcaccggcaccggccccggcccggccggcg GCTCCGAGGAGTTACGGGAGCGGCATCCCCTGGGGCAGCGCTGCCGGGACGGAGCGCCGACGGATCCGGTTTCCCCGCCgctcccctgggctctgctccgCAGCTGCTGGGACACCGACCCCGCGCTGCAG GGGTCCCTGCTCTACCTGGATGCCCTCGGTGCAGCTTTCCCGCGGGCGCTGACCCGCCGGGGCACGGCCCTGCTGCACTGGACCCCCGGCTGCCCCCGCGCCCCGGCGGGGTGGCCGCTGCCCACCCTGTACTGCACCCCTGCCCCGGCGAGCGCCCTGCCCTCGCGAGCCACTGCCCTGCGAGCGCAGCTGCTTTTTGCCCTGCGGCAGCGGGGGCTGCACGTGCTGGAGGCCGGGCTGGCAGCCGAGCTGCGCGATGCGCTGGCGGCCCTGCGCGATGAGTGGCCCCGGCTGGCCCAGGAGCTGGCGCTGGGCAGGCTGAGCCGCCAGCCCGGGCTGCCTGAGGAGGTGCGGAGccagctgcaggcactgctgacCCCCGACCCTGCCCGGGCGGCTGAGCTCCGCGCTGAGTGTGCCCGTGGCTTCGAGGGCATCGTGCGGCGCCTGTGGCCACagctggaggtggtggtggtggggtcagcacacagcacagagcGACTCTACTGCGATGCCCTCCTCCAGGCTGACTGCCAGGGGCTGCCCATCTACTGCCCCTTCTACCAGGCAATGGGAG ccctgcttggTGTGAACCTGTGGCCAGAAGAGCCAATGCCCCAATTCCTGCTGTGCCCTGACTGGGCTTTCTTCGagttcctgccctgccctgcagaggaggagcCACGGACGATGCTGTTGGATGAGCTCTGGGAGGGACGAGAGTATGGGCTGGTTGTGACAGCCCAGCCAGGAGAGTACAG gtgctgtgctggggaggtgcTGAGGGTGGCTGGCTTCCACAAGCAGTGTCCCGTGGTGGAACCTGTGCGGAG GGAGAGCCAGACACTGAGTGTGCGGGGTGAGAGCATACCTGAGGAGCGGTTCTACCAGACCCTGTGCCGCGCCTTGGGCATGTGGCCGGGTGCTCGCCTGATTGACTATGTCTGTGTGGAGAGTAGCCTGCTGG GTGACTCTTCAGGGCCCTGCGCCCCCCACTACGAGGTGTTCGTGGAGCTGCAGGGCCTGCGGGACCTGTCGGAGGGGCAGCGCTACAAG CTGGACCAGTGTCTCCAAGAGGATTTCCTTGTCTACAAGTCCTTCCGCTTCAAGGGCAGCATTGGGCCCCTGCGCCTGCACCTGGTGAGGGCTGGAGCCTTCACCCGGCTGCGGGAGGCACTGGGCTCCCCTGTGCCCATGCCCAGGGTCCTGCGGGAGGAGCGGCTGCTGCAGCTCATTCAGGGCTCTGTCATCTCCTAG
- the HCRT gene encoding orexin yields MEVPNTKLQRASCLLLLLLLCSLATPRQSLPDCCRQKTCSCRVYDLLHGMGNHAAGILTLGKRKSVPLAFQSRLYRLLHGSGNHAAGILTMGKRGEHPGTACHDTSSCPAGVDTQPTPALRGADTSPASPRECQGHSGKDLSSSQAQGAARSFY; encoded by the exons ATGGAGGTGCCAAACACCAAG CTCCAGCGAGcttcctgcctcctgctcctgctccttctctgctCCCTGGCCACTCCCCGGCAGAGCCTGCCTGACTGCTGCCGGCAGAAGACCTGCTCCTGCCGTGTCTACGACCTCCTGCACGGCATGGGCAACCACGCTGCTGGTATCCTCACTCTGGGCAAGAGGAAGAGTGTCCCCCTGGCCTTCCAGAGCCGGCTCTACCGCCTGCTCCATGGCTCTGGCAACCACGCCGCGGGCATCCTCACCATGGGCAAGCGCGGGGAGCACCCTGGCACCGCCTGCCATGACACATCGAGCTGCCCTGCAGGCGTGGACACCCAGCCAACGCCAGCACTGCGGGGTGCTGAtaccagccctgccagccccagggagtGCCAGGGACACTCAGGGAAGGACCTGAGCTCGAGCCAggcccagggagcagcaaggAGCTTTtactga